The following is a genomic window from Pseudomonas sp. FP2335.
CACCTGTACTTTCACCAGCCCCGCAGTGAACCGTCCGGCCTTGATGGCGCCGGCGGTGGCGACGGCCATGGCGACATTGTCGATCACGTCCAACAGATCTTCGAGCGCTGCGTGGCTGTCGCCTCGGCGCCAGGCGGCAAAACCGTTGTAGACCGTGCCGATCAATTGCGCGCCGGTGACAATCAGGAGCGCTTCACCCACGATGGGCACGAACGATGCAGCGAAAAACAGCAGGGATTTGCCCAGGTCTATGTAGTACTGCAAGCGCTTTTGTCGGCTGATAATGTCGGCCTGTGCTGTGGGGACTGCCACTGCGCAAGCGTCGCTTTCGATCTGCGCGAAACGCTTCAAGCTGATGGCTTGGAACAGATGGCCAGTGATGCCAGTCAGTGTCAGCGGTTTTTCCAGGTGGGCGGGCCTGATTTTTCCCGGTGAGCCAACAGGCAGCCAATCCACCCAACTGGGCTTCACGGCCAGTAGTGATTCTCGCAAGTGCACGGGGACCAGGCCTTTGAAAAACGCCAGGTATTGCGGTTGCAGAAGGCGTGCGGTGAGTTGTGTTTCCAGTTCCTGCATCGTCTGGTGTAGACGGATGGGGGCTGTCGGATCTTCGGGGGTGTAGAGGATTGGCTGGGTCTCGGCCCGGAGGGCGTAGATAACCAGAACGCTGGGCAGCACCACCCCGCCGATGGTCAGATGGTTGCAGGTCAGGGCAACGTGATGGCCGTGTTCTGTGAGGCCGCTCAAGTCCTCGTAAAGGGTTTGCGGTATGTCGCCCTTAAGGTAGGCCAACTGAGCAGCCACGGCGAGCTTGTGTTGTTCGTGCTCGCGGAAGTGTCCGCGCACCACCACGCTGGATTTGATGACCGCGCGAATATGGTTGAGGTATTTGCCGCCCAGGTCCAGCCGGCGACAGAAGCCGGCGAAGAGGGTGGGTGATTGCAATGTATCAATGCGCCCGGAGGCGCTGGTGTTAAGAATCTTCGAGCCTGCCTCCATGCCATCGTCTTCAGCCTCCGACGCCTCGAAGTTCTGTAGCGCCGCTTCCAGAAGGGATTGTTCGGTGGTGCGTGCGTGGGTATGCAGCAGTCCGAGCAGGTGGCTGGTTTTCCACTCGCGAACCAGGATCGACGTCTTCGCATCCAGCAGCGTCAAGTACTCACTCTTCATGGCCTGCTCGAGCAGGGGGAGCGCGAACGCCTCCGGGCTCTGGATGCGATCGAAGACCGCTTGAAGTTGATGCCTGGATTGATTGCCTTTGAGCAAACTGTTGCGCAAGGCGGTGCGTATATCCGCCGGCGCTCGGGCCAGCCATGTGGGGAGCTGGGTTTTGATGAAGTCTGCGTGGGCATCGGGGCCCGGGGCGGGCGGGGATAGAGCGGTGTGACTGTTCATCGGCATTTCCAACGGAATAGGGGGCGTTGCGAAAGCCTATTCATGGCGCCGTAGGGCAAGGGCCTAGCGGATTAGGCCCCGCACACCCGCAAATTAGGCTTGTTGCCGGATTAAGCAGGGGGCGTGGTAAAAGCCGACCATTGCCGTCGGAATTGGTCAAAATTTGTGCTATATTCCGCCCCCGCGATTTTTCATCTCAACACCGGTCACCGTCATGCAAACAGCCAAGCCGTTATTTGACTATCCCAAGTATTGGGCCGAATGCTTCGGTCCAGCGCCATTCCTGCCCATGAGCAGGGAGGAGATGGATCAGCTTGGCTGGGATTCCTGCGACATCATCATCGTCACTGGTGATGCCTACGTTGACCATCCGTCGTTCGGCATGGCGATCATCGGCCGGCTGCTGGAGTCCCAGGGCTTCCGCGTCGGGATCATTGCCCAACCGAACTGGCAGTCCAAAGACGACTTCATGAAGCTCGGCGAGCCGAACCTGTTCTTCGGCGTCGCGGCCGGCAACATGGACTCCATGATCAACCGCTACACCGCCGACAAGAAAATCCGCTCCGACGACGCCTACACCCCCGGCGGCATGGCCGGCAAACGCCCGGACCGCGCCAGCCTGGTGTACAGCCAGCGCTGCAAGGAAGCCTACAAGCACGTGCCGATCGTGCTCGGTGGCATCGAAGCCTCCCTGCGCCGCATCGCGCACTACGACTACTGGCAGGATCGCGTACGCAACTCGATCCTGATCGACGCCTGCGCCGACATCCTGCTGTACGGCAACGCCGAGCGGGCGATTGTCGAAGTCGCCCAGCGCCTGTCGTGGGGCCACAAGATCGAAGACATCACCGACGTGCGCGGCACCGCGTTCATTCGTCGTGACACGCCGGCAGGCTGGTACGAAGTGGACTCCACGCGTATCGACCGCCCGGGCAAGATCGACAAGATCATCAACCCGTACGTCAACACCCAGGACACCCAGGCCTGCGCCATCGAGCAGGAAAAGGGGCCGGTGGATGACCCGGAAGAAGCCAAGGTCGTACAGATCCTGGCCAGCCCGCGCATGACCCGCGACAAAACGGTGATACGCCTGCCTTCCGTGGAAAAAGTCCGCGGCGATGCGGTGCTCTACGCCCACGCCAACCGCGTGTTGCACCTGGAGACCAACCCAGGTAACGCCCGCGCCCTGGTGCAGAAGCATGGTGAAGTGGATGTGTGGTTCAACCCGCCGCCCATCCCGATGACCACCGAAGAAATGGACTACGTGTTCGGCATGCCTTACGCCCGCGTCCCGCACCCGGCGTATGGCAAGGAGAAGATCCCGGCCTACGACATGATCCGCTTCTCGGTGAACATCATGCGTGGCTGCTTCGGCGGCTGCACCTTCTGCTCGATCACCGAGCACGAAGGCCGCATCATCCAGAACCGTTCCGAAGAGTCGATCATTCGCGAGATCGAAGAGATTCGCGACAAGGTCCCGGGCTTTACCGGAGTGATCTCCGACCTCGGCGGTCCGACCGCGAACATGTACCGCATCGCCTGCAAGAGTCCGGAAATCGAATCCGCGTGCCGCAAGCCGTCGTGCGTGTTCCCCGGCATCTGCCCGAACCTGAACACCGACCACTCTTCCCTGATCCAGCTGTACCGCAGCGCTCGTGCGTTGCCGGGGGTGAAGAAGATCCTGATCGCGTCCGGCCTGCGCTACGACCTTGCGGTCGAGTCGCCGGAATACGTCAAGGAGCTGGTAACCCACCACGTGGGTGGTTACCTCAAGATCGCCCCGGAACACACCGAGGAAGGTCCGCTCAACCAGATGATGAAGCCGGGCATTGGCAGCTATGACAAGTTCAAGCGCATGTTCGAGAAGTACACCAAGGAAGCGGGCAAGGAGCAGTACCTGATCCCGTACTTCATCGCCGCCCACCCGGGCACCACCGATGAAGACATGATGAACCTGGCCCTGTGGCTCAAGGGCAACGGCTTCCGTGCCGACCAGGTGCAGGCGTTCTACCCGTCGCCAATGGCCACCGCCACGGCCATGTACCACTCGGGCAAGAACCCGCTGCGCAAGGTCACCTACAAGAGCGACGCGGTGACCATCGTCAAGAGCGAAGAGCAGCGCCGTCTGCACAAGGCGTTCCTGCGTTATCACGACCCCAAAGGCTGGCCGATGCTGCGTGAGGCACTGACCCGCATGGGCCGCGCCGACCTGATCGGTCCGGGCAAGGAGCAGTTGATCCCGCTGCACCAGCCGAGCACTGACAGCTACCAGAGCGCCCGTCGCAAGAACTCGACGCCGGCCGGCAGCCATAAGGTCGCCAAGGAAACCACCACCAGGATCCTCACCCAGCACACCGGTCTGCCACCGCGCGGCAGTGACGGCAGCAACCCGTGGGACAAGCGTGAGCAAGCCAAGGCCGCGGCCCAGGCCCGCAACAAGCAGGCCGCCAAGGAACGTAGCGATGCGGCGAAGGGCAAGGGCGGCAAGCCTGCGCGCAAGCCGGTGGTGCCGCGTTGATCGACGCGTGAATATGCAAAACGCCAGCCGAGTGCTGGCGTTTTGCTTTCTATTCGGTGGCGCGCCGGTTTGTTAAGGTGGCGCCCATTCAATCGCCATCGCAGGCAAGCCCGCTCCTACAGATGACCGCGTTTATCCTGTGGGAATGCGGCCAAATGTGGGAGCGGGCTTGCCCGCGAAGGCGTCAGGTCAGCCAACATCAATTTCAAGGAAGAACACCCCCATGGGCAACCCCCTGGCCGGCATCGGCATGGACTCCAACCGCTCCCAGTTCATGGCGCGCCAGCGCATAGAAAGTGAAATCAACGTACCCCGGCTATTCGCCGCCATCGACGCCGACCCCGCTATCGTCGGCGCCGGCGTGGTGTATATCGACGCCGACTTCAACGTTGTCACCCTGCGCGAATTCAAGCCGATCTGCAGCATCCTGCCCAAGCGCATCATTGTGCGCGAGGCACAGAAATACATCGCGCCGGCACAGTTCGCCGACCAGGTCGTCAACAACCCGCGCGAAGGACGGCTGATCGGCGAAGCCATCAACACCACATTGTCCTGCGGCGGGGCGATCATCGGGTGGCTCGTTGTCCTGAGCGGTACTATCGCCGTGCCGTTCACCGCCGGCGCCAGTTCGGTGATGACCGTGATCGGCTATGCCAGCGCCACGGCCAGTACCGCCTCGTGCTTCTTCGGCGCGTATCGCACGCGCAATGAAATCGTCAACCCAGGCATGAACGACTACCTGGATAACGAAGAGTGGTATCAGACCGCGACAAAAATCATGGACGGCGCGGCCTTGGTCGGCGTGGGCGCGTCGACGCTGACCACGGTCAAACTGATCAACGTCACCCGCGCCTCCACCGGCAAAAGCTTGCGCCAGGTGCTCAAGGGCCTCAACGGCCAGGAGCGGGAGAAGCTGACCAAGGAATTGCTGAAACTTGCTGACCCGCAGATGTCGACCAAGATGCGCAAGCTCCTGCAACTGCGTGGCGAGTTGACCAAGCGGTTCACCCCGACCCAGCTCAAGCACGCCACCATCGTGCAGATCGGCGACGCCTTCGGCGCCGGGCTCGGCAGCTGGGGGCTGGCTCGTTCGGATAACGTCAAGAAAACCCTGGCGATTGGCTTGTACGAGGAGTCCGAATAATGCGTGTTGTGCCGTCGTTGAAACCATTCCTTCTGGAACATTTCCCGTCGTTCATCGGTGTGATTCTCGCAGGCTGCCTGGGCGGCTCCGGCGCTATTTCCCTGGCTGCCAGCACCTACTTCGCCGACGTGCCGATGGCTACCAACGCGACGGTGTCGTGGTTCGTGGTGCTGTTTGCCGCGCTGTTCGTGACCCTCAGCAACATCCTGGTCGTGCGCGGGCACGCCTGGGCGGTGTGGGGTATGGTCGGGTTTTTCGTGGTGTGTCTGCTGGTGACCCTGCCGACACTGGCCTATGGCCCCCACTGGTTTATCTACAGCGAATGTCTGTTCTGGCCACTGTTGGGGTTGTTGCTGATCAACGGCAAGGGCTATCGGGCGATGGTGGGCAAGCTGGTGGGTGTGCGCCGTTTGCGTGAGGCGGCCAAGGCGGGGCTGTAGCCTTGGCTCGCGTGGTCAGATTTTCACGTTCTGACGAATGTTCCAACCGTATTTCACCGCACCGCCGTCCTTGCCGCCGTCGGCTTTCTGCGGTTGGTAGCTGACTTCGACGCTTGCGAAATTCAAGCCGATGACCTCTGTCAGTTCGTCACTGTTTTTCACCGCGTCGGTTTGGTAGGACGTCACCATCACCTCCTTCAAGGTGATCACCAGATACTCCACCGCACTGCTGCCCCCGGCCTTGCGCACCACCAGCCGCGCTTGCGGGTAATGCTTGCCGGTGGAGCAGGCCATCATCAGGTTGGGTGAGGACTTATCCATCACTTTCGAGATGGACAGGTTCTCGATATTGACCTTGCCCGCACCACCGCCGCTGCCGCTATGCATCGAGCCCGTCTGCGACATGCCCCAGCCCCAGCGGCTGATCTCGATTTCATCGCGATGGGCCTGATCCCTGGATTCGCCCTTGATGTCGCCCAACTTCAAAAACATATCAGTTGCCATTGTCGTTCCCTGTACTGGTGTCCGCCGGTAGTGGCGCGGGGCGTACTTTTTCTTATTCGGGACATGGCCTACAAGACGCTACACCGTGATCAGGAAGTGCCTGTCTGGATAAAGCGAAGCTTCTGACATTTTTACGCGATGCCCAGTCTTTACCCTCTGCGCTCTTGTGAAAAACCGGAGTAAAGGGATGACTTCCAGTGTGTTGAAAGACGGGTTCCCCAGTGCGCACTTGACGACGCGGCAGTGGGTGGAAAGCACGATTGATCTGCGTAAGTTGTTTGCCGCCATTGATGCTGATCCGGCAATTGTCGGTGCTGGCGTGGTGTACCTCGATGCGCAGTTGCGGGTGATTGTGTTGCGCGAGTTCCAGCCGATTTGCAGCGTTGTGCCCAAGAAGGTGATTTTGCGGGAGGCGCCCAGTTATGTCGGGCGGGTGGAGTTTGCACGGCGGCTGGCGAATGAACCGCGAGAGGCGGATGTGACGTTTGAGGCGGTGAATGCGGGGGTTGCGTGTGCTTCGGCGGTGATCAGTTGGTTGGTGATGGTGGGCGGCTCGGCGCTGAGTCCTTTTACCTTTGGGGCGACGGGTGTGGTTGCTGCCATTGGTTATTCGTCAGCGATAGCCAGTTCAGTTCAATGCGTGATCGGCGCTCGTCGGACTTACAACGAAATGACTGACCCTGCTCGTAACGACGCTTTGGATGGTGAACCGTGGTACCAGGCCGTAATGGCCGGATTGGATGCCGCTTCGTTGTTAGGTGCTAGTAATGCGGCGATGTCGACGGTTCGATTTGTCAGCATGCTCAAAAAAACAACGGGGAAAAACACGCATCAGGTACTAAAAGGGCTGAGTCGACAGGAACGGGTAAAGTTGACCAAGGAGTTACTGAGTATCAACCACCCAGAAATCAGCCGGAAAATGATCAAACTGAAGCAAATGGCTGGAGAGCTACCCAAGCGCTACACCTCGGCCGAAATAAAGCGTGGGACCGTCGTGCAGATGGTTGACGCCGTTGGCGCTATCTCAAGCATTACTGGCAGTGTGCGGTCCGGGAACACTCGGACAATTGCGTTAGGACTCTACGAGCAAGCGTCAGAATGAAATTCCTCGTGCCACTTCGACCTTTTCTGGTCCTTAATTTTCCCGTGTTTATCGGCGTGATTTTTTCGGGTCTCTTCGGTGGTGCTGCCGCTGTCGTGCTGGTTGAAAACTATTACTTACCCTCCTTATCGAATTCGGCTGCTGAAGCTGCGGCTGTGGTGCTGGCCTGCTTTATCACGCACTGCAATTTCATGATCGCCTATGGGCGACCGAAGTGGGCCTGGGGCATGTACGGCCTGTTCTTTGCCTGTTTACTGGTTGCTTTGCCAGCTTTTCAGTTTTCGCCATATCCATTTGTTTACGCCAGTAGTGTTTTTTGGCCGGCCTTTGGTCTTCTACTGCTTCACAGCAAGCGCCATCGAGAAATGCGCGCCACGGCCGTAGAGCTTCGTCATATGCGCCGCAAAGTCACGGTGGACATCGAGAAACGACGCAAACACGAGCGCGCAATAATCCGAATAAAGAAATCGAGGTGACTCCCCTATTGTCGTTCCCTGTAATGATGTCCGCCGGTAGTGGCGCGGGGCGTACTTTTTCTTATTCGGGACATGGCCTACAAGACGCTACACCGTGATCAGGAAGTGCCTGTCTGGATAAAGCGAAGCTTCTGACATTTTTACGCGATGCCCAGTCTTTACCCTCTGCGCTCTTGTGAAAAACCGGAGTTAAGGGATGACTTCCAGTGTGTTGAAAGACGGGTTCCCCAGTGCGCACTTGACGACGCGGCAGTGGGTGGAAAGCACGATTGATCTGCGTAAGTTGTTTGCCGCCATTGATGCTGATCCGGCGATTGTCGGTGCTGGCGTGGTGTACCTCGATGCGCAGTTGCGGGTGATCGTGTTGCGCGAGTTCCAGCCGATTTGCAGCGTTGTGCCCAAGAAGGTGATTTTGCGGGAGGCGCCCAGTTATGTCGGGCGGGTGGAGTTTGCACGGCGGCTGGCGAATGAACCGCGAGAGGCGGATGTGACGTTTGAGGCGGTGAATGCGGGGGTTGCGTGTGCTTCGGCGGTGATCAGTTGGTTCGTGATACTGGGGGGCGCAGCGCTGACCCCGTTTACTTTTGGAGCCACAGGTGTAGTTGCCGCGATTAGCGTCGTAGGCGCTTCGGCAAGCACTCTCCAATGCGCGATTGGTATGCGACGAACGCGA
Proteins encoded in this region:
- a CDS encoding NAD synthetase, producing MGNPLAGIGMDSNRSQFMARQRIESEINVPRLFAAIDADPAIVGAGVVYIDADFNVVTLREFKPICSILPKRIIVREAQKYIAPAQFADQVVNNPREGRLIGEAINTTLSCGGAIIGWLVVLSGTIAVPFTAGASSVMTVIGYASATASTASCFFGAYRTRNEIVNPGMNDYLDNEEWYQTATKIMDGAALVGVGASTLTTVKLINVTRASTGKSLRQVLKGLNGQEREKLTKELLKLADPQMSTKMRKLLQLRGELTKRFTPTQLKHATIVQIGDAFGAGLGSWGLARSDNVKKTLAIGLYEESE
- a CDS encoding type VI secretion system tube protein Hcp — its product is MATDMFLKLGDIKGESRDQAHRDEIEISRWGWGMSQTGSMHSGSGGGAGKVNIENLSISKVMDKSSPNLMMACSTGKHYPQARLVVRKAGGSSAVEYLVITLKEVMVTSYQTDAVKNSDELTEVIGLNFASVEVSYQPQKADGGKDGGAVKYGWNIRQNVKI
- a CDS encoding NAD synthetase, translating into MTSSVLKDGFPSAHLTTRQWVESTIDLRKLFAAIDADPAIVGAGVVYLDAQLRVIVLREFQPICSVVPKKVILREAPSYVGRVEFARRLANEPREADVTFEAVNAGVACASAVISWLVMVGGSALSPFTFGATGVVAAIGYSSAIASSVQCVIGARRTYNEMTDPARNDALDGEPWYQAVMAGLDAASLLGASNAAMSTVRFVSMLKKTTGKNTHQVLKGLSRQERVKLTKELLSINHPEISRKMIKLKQMAGELPKRYTSAEIKRGTVVQMVDAVGAISSITGSVRSGNTRTIALGLYEQASE
- a CDS encoding NAD synthetase, coding for MTSSVLKDGFPSAHLTTRQWVESTIDLRKLFAAIDADPAIVGAGVVYLDAQLRVIVLREFQPICSVVPKKVILREAPSYVGRVEFARRLANEPREADVTFEAVNAGVACASAVISWFVILGGAALTPFTFGATGVVAAISVVGASASTLQCAIGMRRTRNEFVDPALNDELDRNEWYQAVTLGLDAASLLGAGNTARSTIRMVNSLKKATGRSTHQVLKGLNRQERVKLTKELISINHPEISRKMLKLKQMTGEMPKRFTSSEVRRGTMIQMLDALGAVSSIAGSVRSGNIRIIAVGLHEEISE
- a CDS encoding YgiQ family radical SAM protein encodes the protein MQTAKPLFDYPKYWAECFGPAPFLPMSREEMDQLGWDSCDIIIVTGDAYVDHPSFGMAIIGRLLESQGFRVGIIAQPNWQSKDDFMKLGEPNLFFGVAAGNMDSMINRYTADKKIRSDDAYTPGGMAGKRPDRASLVYSQRCKEAYKHVPIVLGGIEASLRRIAHYDYWQDRVRNSILIDACADILLYGNAERAIVEVAQRLSWGHKIEDITDVRGTAFIRRDTPAGWYEVDSTRIDRPGKIDKIINPYVNTQDTQACAIEQEKGPVDDPEEAKVVQILASPRMTRDKTVIRLPSVEKVRGDAVLYAHANRVLHLETNPGNARALVQKHGEVDVWFNPPPIPMTTEEMDYVFGMPYARVPHPAYGKEKIPAYDMIRFSVNIMRGCFGGCTFCSITEHEGRIIQNRSEESIIREIEEIRDKVPGFTGVISDLGGPTANMYRIACKSPEIESACRKPSCVFPGICPNLNTDHSSLIQLYRSARALPGVKKILIASGLRYDLAVESPEYVKELVTHHVGGYLKIAPEHTEEGPLNQMMKPGIGSYDKFKRMFEKYTKEAGKEQYLIPYFIAAHPGTTDEDMMNLALWLKGNGFRADQVQAFYPSPMATATAMYHSGKNPLRKVTYKSDAVTIVKSEEQRRLHKAFLRYHDPKGWPMLREALTRMGRADLIGPGKEQLIPLHQPSTDSYQSARRKNSTPAGSHKVAKETTTRILTQHTGLPPRGSDGSNPWDKREQAKAAAQARNKQAAKERSDAAKGKGGKPARKPVVPR